A window from Lates calcarifer isolate ASB-BC8 linkage group LG7_2, TLL_Latcal_v3, whole genome shotgun sequence encodes these proteins:
- the LOC108873190 gene encoding pro-opiomelanocortin translates to MCPVWLLVAVVVVGGARGAVSQCWEHPSCQELNSESSMMECIQLCHSDLTAETPVVPGNAHLQPPPLSDPSSSSSSSPQAKRSYSMEHFRWGKPVGRKRRPVKVYTSNGVEEESAEVFPGEMRRRELANEILAAAAAAAAEEEEKAQEVMEEQQQLLGGVQEKKDGSYKMNHFRWGGPPAASKRYGGFMKSWDERSQRPLLTLFKTVINKDEQQQK, encoded by the exons ATGTGTCCTGTGTGGCTATTGGTGGCTGTGGTGGTTGTGGGCGGGGCCAGaggagctgtcagtcagtgctgGGAGCATCCGAGCTGCCAGGAGCTGAACTCTGAGAGCAGCATGATG gagtGCATCCAGCTCTGTCACTCTGACCTCACCGCTGAGACCCCCGTCGTCCCCGGCAACGCCCACCTCCAGCCTCCCCCTCTGTCagacccctcctcctcctcctcctcctccccgcaGGCCAAGCGCTCCTACTCCATGGAGCACTTCCGTTGGGGGAAGCCCGTCGGTCGCAAGCGCCGCCCGGTCAAAGTCTACACCTCCAACGGCGTGGAGGAGGAGTCGGCCGAGGTTTTCCCCGGAGAGATGAGGCGGCGGGAGCTGGCCAATGAGatactggcagcagcagcagcagcagcagcagaggaggaggagaaggcgcaggaggtgatggaggagcagcagcagctcctgggCGGCGTCCAGGAGAAGAAAGACGGCTCGTACAAGATGAACCACTTCCGATGGGGCGGCCCGCCGGCGGCCAGCAAACGGTACGGAGGCTTCATGAAGAGCTGGGACGAACGCAGCCAGAGGCCTCTGCTCACACTGTTCAAGACCGTCATCAACAaagatgaacagcagcagaagtga